Proteins from a single region of Butyrivibrio fibrisolvens:
- a CDS encoding cupin domain-containing protein has product MKNDRWVYHKDAIAQDLGNGVVRRVLAYSGDVMTVENHFEKGAVGALHHHPHTQITYVVSGKFEFEIEGEKHIVEKGDTLLKTDSVEHGCVCLEEGILLDIFAPYREDFVND; this is encoded by the coding sequence ATGAAAAATGATAGATGGGTTTATCACAAGGATGCAATTGCTCAGGATCTTGGCAATGGCGTAGTGAGACGTGTTCTGGCTTACAGCGGCGATGTAATGACTGTTGAGAATCATTTTGAAAAAGGCGCTGTGGGAGCCCTTCATCACCATCCTCATACTCAGATAACTTACGTGGTAAGCGGTAAGTTTGAGTTTGAAATTGAGGGTGAAAAACACATTGTAGAAAAAGGCGACACACTTCTTAAGACAGACAGCGTTGAGCATGGTTGCGTATGCCTTGAAGAGGGAATCCTTTTAGATATCTTTGCCCCATACCGTGAAGATTTCGTTAACGACTAA
- a CDS encoding dimethylsulfonioproprionate lyase family protein, producing the protein MVNQSILSQDILNQKIITIIGEAFKLLNNQGDLLDGYASDVSIPKDDISKEIAKVTSLVIPDQVEPFEKSSSPLIQYVRSSTLHGNTETEPLLDLIKEVADYLPWKYNYEDRSDLGSYLGWAELIGPEAPFRTSEYCLGFTLISPNTLYPEHKHPATELYKVLSGTSDWTLEGVTTPRSPGDIILHPYNRVHKMETHEETLLALYTWTGNDVVTLSTYT; encoded by the coding sequence ATGGTAAATCAAAGTATACTAAGTCAAGACATATTAAATCAAAAGATAATAACTATAATCGGCGAAGCATTTAAGCTTCTTAATAATCAAGGAGATCTTTTGGATGGTTATGCGTCAGATGTAAGTATACCAAAAGACGATATAAGTAAAGAAATAGCAAAGGTGACATCATTAGTCATTCCGGATCAGGTCGAGCCCTTTGAAAAGAGCTCATCCCCTCTTATTCAGTATGTAAGGTCATCTACCCTACATGGGAATACTGAAACGGAGCCTTTGCTGGATTTAATAAAAGAAGTGGCAGACTACCTTCCATGGAAATACAACTATGAAGATCGAAGTGACCTCGGTTCCTACTTGGGCTGGGCCGAACTCATCGGCCCCGAAGCTCCCTTTAGAACCTCTGAATACTGCCTCGGCTTTACTCTTATATCCCCCAACACACTCTATCCCGAACACAAGCATCCAGCTACTGAACTTTATAAAGTCCTATCAGGAACATCAGATTGGACCCTCGAAGGAGTTACAACTCCAAGATCTCCAGGAGACATTATACTACATCCATACAATAGAGTTCATAAAATGGAGACACATGAAGAAACACTATTAGCTCTTTATACCTGGACTGGGAATGACGTGGTTACATTGTCGACATATACATAA